The following proteins come from a genomic window of Lineus longissimus chromosome 18, tnLinLong1.2, whole genome shotgun sequence:
- the LOC135502612 gene encoding putative nuclease HARBI1, with protein sequence MAALMLLPQMDINRRRAMRRERVFRDRLHPLDTYNDLELYQRYRFDRGIILDLANVIRENLEPDTNRTHALPCELKLLVSLRLFASGSFQQVAGDTVQISQPTMCRVLWQVTEALLSLMGRVICFPSQQEMGNIVNEFYDIAHFPAVVGCVDGTHIWILGPSDHEWRYINRKHYYSINTQVVLDSRARFINIVAKWPGSTHDSVILRESRLAELMEERRGNEVLLGDSGYPVRSWLMTPFLNPNTVPEQRYNRAHKRTRSLVERGIGQWKRRFHCLHGQLRYTPRKACEIITVCAILHNIVIDRGLPDFDEQPPIEHQPQPDVDQENVVALPDRFTGAGVRNQLVNQHFA encoded by the coding sequence ATGGCTGCGTTAATGCTGTTGCCGCAAATGGACATAAATCGGCGACGCGCTATGAGGCGGGAACGTGTATTTCGGGACAGACTGCATCCATTGGATACTTACAATGATCTTGAACTTTATCAAAGATATCGGTTTGATCGTGGTATTATTTTAGACCTTGCCAACGTTATCAGGGAAAACTTGGAGCCGGATACTAACAGAACTCATGCATTGCCATGCGAACTGAAGCTGCTTGTATCCTTGCGTTTATTCGCTTCTGGTTCGTTTCAACAGGTTGCTGGAGATACGGTCCAAATCTCACAGCCTACAATGTGCCGGGTGTTGTGGCAGGTCACTGAGGCGCTGCTATCGTTGATGGGCCGGGTGATTTGCTTCCCATCACAACAAGAGATGGGAAATATTGTGAATGAATTTTACGATATTGCCCATTTCCCAGCTGTGGTTGGATGTGTAGATGGGACTCACATTTGGATACTGGGACCATCTGACCACGAGTGGCGGTACATAAATAGGAAGCACTACTATTCGATCAACACGCAGGTTGTCCTGGATTCGAGGGCGAGGTTCATCAACATTGTTGCGAAGTGGCCAGGGAGTACACATGACTCTGTGATCCTACGTGAGAGTAGATTGGCCGAACTGATGGAAGAGCGAAGAGGTAACGAGGTTCTTTTGGGGGACAGCGGCTACCCCGTACGGTCATGGTTAATGACCCCTTTCCTAAACCCAAATACCGTGCCTGAGCAACGCTACAACCGAGCACATAAACGCACACGAAGCTTAGTTGAGAGGGGGATTGGGCAGTGGAAAAGGAGATTCCATTGCCTCCATGGTCAGTTGCGGTACACACCGAGAAAGGCATGTGAAATCATAACAGTATGTGCTATTCTCCATAACATCGTGATAGACAGAGGACTGCCCGATTTTGATGAACAGCCGCCCATTGAACATCAGCCACAGCCAGATGTTGATCAAGAAAATGTTGTAGCCTTACCTGACCGATTTACAGGAGCGGGGGTCCGAAATCAACTTGTGAATCAACACTTCGCCTAA